Proteins co-encoded in one Hemibagrus wyckioides isolate EC202008001 linkage group LG26, SWU_Hwy_1.0, whole genome shotgun sequence genomic window:
- the cracdlb gene encoding immunoglobulin A1 protease autotransporter yields the protein MESTPGEGSGNTEDVTGRKKSRFRFLKVRLFGRLKKKEAEGRMKQSQSTGDVTAQEGGRGEDDSEDDCHYPEGALSSRALSHDSIFLADPGQSSQPARVLSQENVHSKIKALQLKLQQQNMRLAPPLLIPGKRMEDSGTTSEDDGLPRSPPEMSFQEVAMRRGASKYPEAKSQLSLLSLGGTGSEEEEQGGFSQPSSRPLSPVPYLSITESPSPGVDFTSPAQYVPILDNSAARHRMSIKPRNQRASTKGKKPPNLYRPRSSSMNSVDETLSEKEETRQNVTPTHHYSYTSEESTQAEEPLEESEKVTLLTASPRSPLIKNTEPIQHEDKTNTVSSDEITVLHASNHTGEPLAKEPSNDINKININEDQASLIPLSICSLDTASDYNVRKERTDSSFAASSIDQMESPKSPKDLDVSKPLETITRLHPVPVPAPRTKTPTLSNLNKVPPKVSGLKPVEAEKDTPSSSGLAESPIEDDKPLRPSSFRFSIASAKYRSKTSDENVAKQDEENSGYTQKSQSYNQNLVVQMEKVETTKSNEACRNIPSAPDKRNSLGKDIVVQNVSKTGVVDNPEKSEGCTQNTDYLKAEEPEDRRGLFGVKLRSTSLCLKYRSELPRTEAEMKRHSLEGELVLAVKEPVSSDVEAIGNDRKVNVQQSLDIQQDPSLDKGSEADRRPEPAWKSLTREKARVHQSFRSKSPTQPASPTSLCTPPSSSTQQLSKPALQPRPQLPSTSKPQPVTQSSQQIPPKTAPRAMERWTNQREEKSSVSQSAQRDELLDNKGQSKPGAKSNTQTEPDQQPPSDRAEPTWMELAKRKSLAWSDKTLEFMNF from the exons atggagtccACCCCAGGAGAAGGGAGTGGAAACACAGAAGATGTGACAG GGAGGAAGAAGTCAAGGTTCAGGTTCCTCAAAGTGCGTCTTTTTGGCCGTCTGAAGAAAAAGGAGGCCGAGGGACGGATGAAGCAGAGCCAGTCTACTGGCGATGTTACGGCACAGGAGGGTGGGAGAGGCGAGGATGACTCAGAGGATGATTGTCA CTATCCAGAGGGAGCATTAAGCTCCAGGGCATTGTCTCATGACAGCATCTTCCTGGCTGATCCGGGTCAGTCCTCACAGCCAGCGAGGGTTCTCTCACAGGAGAATGTTCATAGTAAGATTAAAGCTCTGCAG TTGAAGCTTCAGCAACAGAACATGCGACTGGCTCCTCCATTGTTGATTCCTGGAAAGCGAATGGAAGACTCTGGAACAACTTCAGAGGATGATGGCTTGCCTCGTAGTCCTCCTGAAATGTCCTTCCAAGAGGTAGCCATGCGAAGGGGAGCCTCTAAG TATCCCGAAGCTAAAAGCCAGCTCAGCTTGTTAAGTTTAGGGGGAACGGGCAGTGAAGAGGAAGAGCAG GGTGGTTTCTCACAGCCCTCATCAAGACCACTTTCTCCAGTTCCCTATCTTTCCATAACAGAATCCCCCTCTCCTGGTGTGGATTTCACAAGCCCCGCCCAGTATGTCCCCATCTTAGACAATTCAGCCGCTCGTCATCGCATGTCCATCAAGCCCAGGAATCAGCGAGCTAGCACCAAAGGAAAAAAACCACCT AATCTGTATCGTCCACGGTCCAGCAGCATGAACAGCGTGGATGAGACACtttcagagaaagaagagaCACGGCAAAATGTCACACCTACGCACCATTACTCCTACACCTCTGAAGAATCAACCCAAGCTGAAGAACCTTTAGAAGAATCAGAGAAAGTGACACTGTTGACCGCCAGTCCAAGGAGTCCTTTAATCAAAAATACAGAGCCGATCCAACATGAGGACAAAACCAACACAGTTTCCTCCGATGAGATCACAGTCCTGCATGCTTCAAACCACACCGGAGAACCTCTGGCAAAAGAACCTTCaaatgatattaataaaattaatattaatgaagaCCAAGCTTCTTTAATACCTCTGTCCATTTGTTCATTGGATACAGCAAGTGATTATAATGTTAGAAAAGAAAGAACTGATAGCAGCTTTGCAGCAAGCAGCATAGATCAAATGGAGTCACCGAAATCACCCAAAGATTTGGATGTTTCTAAACCACTAGAAACTATAACTAGGCTTcatcctgttcctgttcctgcacCACGCACCAAAACGCCAACCTTATCAAACTTAAATAAAGTTCCTCCTAAAGTATCTGGTTTGAAACCTGTTGAGGCTGAAAAGGACACACCATCATCTTCAGGCCTGGCAGAATCACCAATAGAAGATGATAAACCACTACGACCCAGTTCATTCCGTTTTAGCATCGCGTCCGCAAAATATCGCTCCAAGACCAGTGACGAGAACGTGGCTAAGCAGGATGAAGAAAACTCTGGTTACACACAGAAGAGCCAAAGCTACAACCAGAACTTGGTAGTACAAATGGAAAAAGTGGAAACCACAAAATCCAATGAGGCTTGCAGAAATATTCCCTCAGCTCCAGATAAaagaaacagtttggggaaggacATAGTAGTCCAGAATGTCTCAAAGACAGGAGTAGTTGACAATCCAGAAAAGTCTGAAGGATGCACACAGAACACCGACTATCTAAAAGCAGAGGAACCTGAGGACAGGAGAGGTCTTTTTGGGGTTAAGCTGCGAAGCACGTCTCTGTGTCTAAAGTATCGGTCTGAACTGCCCAGGACAGAGGCTGAGATGAAGCGACATAGTCTGGAAGGAGAACTTGTTCTAGCAGTAAAGGAACCAGTTTCCAGTGACGTGGAAGCAATCGGTAACGACAGGAAAGTTAACGTACAGCAGAGCTTGGATATACAACAAGATCCGTCTTTAGATAAAG GCAGTGAAGCAGACAGAAGACCTGAACCCGCATGGAAGAGTCTTACTAGAGAAAAAGCTAGAGTCCATCAGTCCTTCCGCAGTAAATCACCTACGCAGCCAGCTTCTCCAACATCTTTATGTACACCTCCATCCTCCTCCACTCAACAACTTTCTAAACCAGCCCTGCAGCCTAGACCACAGTTACCTTCCACCAGCAAACCCCAACCAGTTACTCAATCATCACAGCAAATTCCACCCAAAACAGCTCCAAGGGCAATGGAAAGATGGACCAatcagagagaagagaagagttcTGTGAGCCAGTCAGCACAGAGAGATGAGTTATTGGATAATAAg gGACAATCAAAACCTGGAGCTAAAAGTAACACTCAAACAGAGCCTGATCAGCAGCCTCCATCAGACAGAGCTGAGCCGACATGGATGGAACTTGCCAAGAGAAAATCTCTGGCCTGGAGCGACAAGACCTtagagtttatgaatttttaa